The proteins below are encoded in one region of Reichenbachiella sp. 5M10:
- a CDS encoding TonB-dependent receptor: MKYIYIILLGLLVLAPAAFADGIGHADLMSMAQQDDITVQGKIVDDTGEPLPGATVQQKNSTNGTITDVDGNFSLTVPSDATLMVTFIGFKTREVTVGGRTDLGSIVLTIDMQELEEVVVMGYGTQRKVDLTGSVAIVDTEEMKKVSNSNISTMLQGRVAGVQITSDGQPGADPAVRIRGVGSFGNTSPLYIVDGVIMGTTIRDFSPNDIESVQVLKDASAAAIYGARAANGVVIITTKSGNKNQPMRIDYSGYVGFDQVEKDVYDVMDAEQYGEYINMAFGNSGMDVPSGYDSNSANYLYNADGTPKVDTNWFDETFKTGIRQNHNINLSGGGENNTYNVALDYFSQEGTMEGAGPNFDRYTARIKNTMDVKFVKFNTNIVYSHSDQDNMALSNANEYVQGLYGSQFPVMASALLLPPTIKAYDESTWVLDDKLSAASEYQYDSYGYGTYYDDIHGDLRVTNVLLTNNLLERNSKVDRIVGSGSANVDFLDMLGVESNNHKLSYNLNLSYSKTFVKDFTFVPAFIQSTTNYLTKSNETLTQEYRTYSASLVENTVTYDGHIGRHHINLLGGQSFQRELHHRLTGIGNNMPEPYYLQVNNAQETQASSFESEHVLASYFGRLNYDFDEKYLISATVRQDGSSRFPPGSNLGLFPSASAGWRIDRESFFPVSESLISLLKVRGSYGELGNENIGDYLYMGLMARGDYTYSLGNNKVTGSAISDYVNTGISWEKKKTLDIGLDLGMFNDQLEFTFDWYESTSEDLLFDVAVPANAGATNGTVVMNAATMVNTGLEFLLTYHNNNGPVKFDVSANFSTLNNEVKKLGVSNEPRTDAFSRTEVGREVGSFYGYVYEGIFQSQEEIDNRVNSEGNFINQNGAQPGDVAYADLNNDGEITNEDQTFLGSGLPKYNFGLNARAAWKGLDLSIMTYGAAGFKAVDFVDLTLRGSYGALNKSTELLDAWTPTNTDTDVPRVANRSTGSITNDMFSQRFIQDASYLKIANIQIGYNFPESWFGDYVNNVRVYATGQNLFTFSKYKGYNVDFAGGTFTPGYNYASYPTPRTILAGVQFSF, translated from the coding sequence ATGAAATATATATATATAATTCTGTTGGGATTGCTGGTGCTCGCACCGGCAGCATTCGCAGATGGAATTGGTCATGCCGACCTGATGTCAATGGCTCAGCAAGACGACATCACAGTACAAGGAAAAATCGTTGACGATACGGGAGAGCCACTGCCAGGTGCTACTGTACAACAAAAAAACTCAACGAATGGTACCATTACCGATGTGGATGGCAATTTCTCACTGACTGTTCCTTCAGACGCCACCTTGATGGTGACATTCATTGGGTTCAAAACTAGAGAAGTCACGGTGGGAGGCAGGACCGATCTGGGTAGCATCGTGTTGACCATCGATATGCAAGAACTCGAAGAAGTGGTCGTCATGGGCTACGGTACACAGCGAAAAGTAGACCTTACAGGTTCTGTGGCTATCGTGGATACCGAAGAGATGAAGAAAGTATCCAACTCCAACATCTCTACTATGCTCCAGGGGCGAGTGGCCGGAGTGCAAATCACCTCGGACGGTCAACCAGGAGCAGATCCTGCCGTGCGTATTCGAGGCGTGGGGTCCTTTGGCAACACCTCACCACTCTATATTGTCGATGGTGTGATCATGGGTACAACGATACGTGACTTCTCACCAAATGATATCGAATCAGTCCAAGTACTCAAGGATGCATCGGCTGCTGCAATCTATGGTGCACGTGCGGCCAACGGCGTGGTGATCATTACGACCAAGTCGGGTAACAAAAACCAGCCGATGAGAATCGATTACAGCGGTTATGTGGGATTCGATCAAGTAGAGAAAGACGTCTATGACGTGATGGATGCGGAGCAATATGGAGAGTATATAAACATGGCATTTGGCAACAGTGGCATGGATGTGCCTTCTGGATACGACTCAAACAGTGCAAATTATTTGTACAATGCCGATGGTACACCAAAAGTGGACACGAATTGGTTCGATGAAACTTTCAAAACAGGTATTCGTCAAAACCACAACATCAACTTGTCTGGTGGTGGAGAAAACAATACCTACAATGTAGCGCTTGATTATTTCAGTCAAGAAGGAACAATGGAAGGTGCCGGACCGAATTTCGACCGTTACACGGCACGTATTAAAAACACGATGGACGTCAAGTTTGTCAAATTCAACACCAATATCGTGTACAGCCACAGTGACCAGGACAACATGGCCCTTAGCAATGCCAACGAGTACGTGCAAGGGCTGTATGGGTCACAATTCCCTGTGATGGCCTCTGCGCTGCTGTTGCCACCGACAATCAAGGCATACGATGAATCGACTTGGGTATTAGATGACAAGCTTTCAGCGGCATCAGAATATCAATATGATTCTTACGGTTACGGTACATATTATGACGATATTCACGGAGACTTGCGAGTGACCAATGTCTTGCTTACCAACAACTTGCTGGAGAGAAACTCAAAGGTTGACCGTATAGTGGGCTCGGGCTCAGCCAATGTAGACTTCTTGGACATGCTTGGAGTGGAAAGCAACAATCACAAGTTGAGTTACAACCTAAACTTGTCATACAGCAAGACGTTTGTAAAGGATTTTACTTTCGTGCCTGCTTTCATACAGAGTACGACCAACTACTTGACCAAGAGCAATGAGACTCTGACTCAGGAGTACCGTACCTACAGCGCTTCGCTAGTAGAAAATACGGTAACCTACGATGGACATATTGGACGTCACCATATCAATTTGCTTGGAGGTCAGTCATTTCAACGAGAGCTTCATCATAGACTTACGGGAATAGGTAATAACATGCCCGAACCCTACTATTTGCAAGTAAACAACGCGCAAGAGACTCAAGCATCGAGTTTTGAAAGCGAACACGTACTCGCCTCGTATTTTGGGAGACTCAACTATGATTTTGATGAGAAGTACTTGATTTCGGCAACTGTACGTCAGGATGGATCGAGCCGTTTCCCTCCAGGGAGCAATTTGGGGTTGTTTCCTTCGGCTTCAGCAGGTTGGAGAATCGACCGAGAGAGCTTCTTTCCTGTATCCGAATCATTGATTAGTCTACTCAAAGTTCGTGGTAGCTATGGTGAACTAGGCAATGAAAATATCGGTGATTACTTGTATATGGGGCTCATGGCGAGAGGTGACTATACCTATAGCTTGGGCAACAATAAGGTCACGGGATCAGCTATATCCGATTATGTAAACACAGGGATCAGCTGGGAAAAAAAGAAAACCCTTGATATAGGACTTGATCTAGGGATGTTCAACGATCAGTTGGAATTCACTTTCGATTGGTATGAATCCACTTCAGAGGATTTGCTTTTTGATGTAGCCGTACCGGCCAATGCCGGAGCTACCAACGGTACAGTAGTGATGAACGCTGCGACGATGGTCAATACAGGATTGGAGTTTTTGTTGACCTATCACAACAACAATGGCCCTGTGAAGTTTGATGTTTCTGCCAATTTCTCTACTCTCAACAACGAGGTGAAAAAATTGGGTGTGTCAAACGAACCACGTACAGATGCCTTTTCTCGAACAGAGGTAGGTCGTGAAGTAGGTTCATTTTATGGATATGTCTATGAAGGGATTTTCCAGTCTCAAGAAGAGATTGACAATCGTGTCAATTCAGAGGGCAACTTTATTAACCAGAACGGAGCACAACCCGGTGATGTAGCTTATGCTGATCTCAACAATGACGGAGAGATCACCAACGAAGATCAAACTTTCTTGGGGAGCGGTCTTCCTAAATACAACTTTGGGTTGAATGCACGTGCCGCATGGAAAGGCTTGGATTTGAGCATCATGACCTATGGTGCGGCAGGATTCAAAGCGGTCGATTTTGTCGACTTGACCTTGAGAGGTTCATACGGAGCACTCAACAAGAGTACAGAGCTGCTGGATGCTTGGACTCCTACCAACACAGACACAGATGTGCCTCGTGTGGCCAATAGATCGACGGGTTCTATCACCAACGATATGTTCAGTCAGCGTTTCATCCAAGATGCTTCTTATCTGAAAATTGCCAACATTCAAATCGGGTACAACTTCCCAGAAAGTTGGTTTGGAGATTATGTCAATAACGTTCGAGTGTATGCAACTGGTCAAAATTTGTTCACTTTCTCTAAATACAAAGGGTACAACGTGGATTTTGCTGGAGGGACGTTCACACCTGGATATAACTATGCGTCGTACCCAACACCACGGACCATATTGGCCGGTGTTCAGTTTTCATTCTAA
- a CDS encoding alpha-L-arabinofuranosidase C-terminal domain-containing protein: protein MNKILNHILGIGMGAVLAWGCSNATSEKPASQAQSADFWIDYQRTIAKVEPTMYGIFFEDINFAADGGIYAEMIKNRSFEFDTPMMGWTQPNSDRHSMNEASGFASVVNVGYDKKNSHFLRVEVNKSGAFELRNEGFRGMGIKKGETYDLTLEAAETSGDTKMRVQLIDSLGKVLGESVVDPNQKIWSNYEASIQATATEAKAKLNIIFEGTGLVDLDMVSLFPRDTWMGRSKGLRKDLVQLLADLEPGFLRFPGGCIVEGSELSKRYQWKKSVGPIDQREVLINRWNTEFAHRLAPDYFQSFGLGFFEYFQLSEDLGAEPLPILSCGIACQFNSGELVPMDQLDPYIEDALDLIEFANGGTDTEWGSLRAEMGHPEPFDMKYIGVGNEQWGPEYIKRYKVFDAAIKARYPEMIVVSGSGPFPEGEQFDYAMQELIEMNVEIIDEHFYNSPEWFLANAKRYDDYDRNGPKIFAGEYAAQSVAIASPDNKNNWECALSEAAFMTGLERNAEVVNLTSYAPLFAHADGWQWTPDMIWFNNLDAYGTANYYVQKLYANNPGTHVIPLQRDGEAVTGQDGLYASATRDEKAGGLIIKIVNTNNSAMQANFDVVGVELGDQVVVEVLATQDLEAVNSFDESDKISPRIVESKRKGKSLTVDLEALSLSIIKVGVKK, encoded by the coding sequence ATGAATAAAATTTTAAACCACATTTTGGGTATAGGAATGGGTGCAGTACTCGCTTGGGGCTGTAGCAACGCCACATCAGAAAAGCCAGCTTCTCAGGCTCAATCGGCTGACTTTTGGATCGACTATCAACGAACCATCGCCAAAGTAGAGCCGACCATGTATGGGATATTTTTCGAGGATATCAACTTCGCCGCGGATGGAGGCATCTATGCCGAAATGATCAAAAACAGGTCCTTCGAATTTGATACGCCGATGATGGGGTGGACTCAGCCCAACAGTGACCGCCATTCGATGAACGAAGCATCAGGGTTCGCTTCAGTGGTCAATGTAGGATATGACAAAAAGAACAGCCACTTTCTGCGAGTAGAGGTCAACAAATCAGGGGCTTTTGAACTCCGAAACGAAGGATTCAGAGGCATGGGGATCAAGAAAGGTGAAACCTACGACCTCACCCTCGAGGCGGCAGAGACCTCCGGAGATACGAAGATGAGAGTGCAGTTGATCGATAGCTTAGGCAAAGTACTCGGTGAATCGGTAGTAGATCCAAATCAGAAAATATGGAGTAACTACGAGGCTTCTATCCAAGCTACAGCGACAGAGGCCAAAGCCAAATTGAATATCATCTTTGAAGGAACTGGATTGGTTGATTTGGATATGGTTTCACTCTTTCCTCGTGATACTTGGATGGGTAGGTCCAAAGGTCTTCGCAAAGATCTTGTACAGCTTTTGGCGGATTTGGAACCAGGATTTTTGAGATTTCCGGGGGGATGTATCGTGGAGGGTAGTGAGCTATCCAAACGTTACCAATGGAAGAAAAGCGTGGGGCCGATAGACCAACGAGAAGTTCTCATCAATCGATGGAATACCGAGTTTGCCCATCGTTTGGCTCCAGATTACTTCCAGTCTTTTGGATTGGGATTCTTTGAGTATTTTCAGTTGTCGGAGGATTTGGGAGCAGAACCTTTGCCGATCTTGAGTTGTGGAATTGCGTGCCAGTTCAATAGCGGTGAACTCGTGCCGATGGATCAGCTGGACCCCTATATCGAAGATGCACTGGACCTGATTGAGTTTGCCAATGGAGGGACTGATACCGAGTGGGGATCACTGCGTGCAGAGATGGGGCACCCAGAGCCATTTGATATGAAATACATCGGAGTGGGCAACGAACAGTGGGGGCCCGAGTACATCAAGCGCTACAAGGTCTTCGATGCGGCCATCAAAGCTCGTTACCCAGAGATGATAGTGGTCTCAGGATCGGGACCTTTCCCAGAGGGAGAGCAGTTTGACTATGCGATGCAAGAACTCATAGAGATGAACGTAGAAATCATCGATGAGCATTTTTACAACAGTCCCGAGTGGTTTTTGGCGAATGCCAAACGCTATGATGACTATGACCGAAACGGCCCGAAAATATTTGCCGGAGAATATGCTGCACAAAGTGTCGCTATAGCTTCTCCCGACAACAAAAACAACTGGGAGTGTGCCCTGTCAGAAGCGGCGTTTATGACGGGGTTGGAGCGCAATGCAGAAGTAGTGAACCTGACGTCTTACGCTCCTCTTTTTGCCCATGCGGATGGCTGGCAATGGACTCCAGACATGATCTGGTTCAACAACCTCGACGCATACGGTACGGCCAATTACTATGTGCAGAAACTCTATGCAAACAATCCCGGTACGCACGTCATTCCACTTCAGAGAGATGGAGAAGCAGTGACAGGTCAGGATGGATTGTATGCATCAGCGACACGAGACGAAAAGGCAGGAGGGCTTATCATCAAAATCGTGAATACTAACAATTCAGCGATGCAGGCCAATTTCGATGTGGTAGGTGTTGAACTGGGAGATCAAGTAGTCGTAGAGGTACTGGCTACACAGGATTTGGAGGCTGTCAATTCGTTCGACGAAAGCGACAAAATCAGCCCAAGGATAGTAGAATCAAAAAGAAAAGGAAAGAGTTTGACAGTTGATTTAGAGGCGTTGTCTCTGTCAATCATCAAAGTAGGAGTGAAAAAGTAA
- a CDS encoding alpha-N-arabinofuranosidase, with amino-acid sequence MKKALLAIVACGLVVSSHAQKATVTIQADEGEYIINRNIYGHFAEHLGRCIYDGIYVGDGSSIPNTEGVRTDIIDALIELKVPVLRWPGGCFADTYHWMDGIGDRADRPSIVNQWWGGTTEDNSFGTHDFLNLCERIGAEPYLAGNVGSGQVKELADWVQYVNHKGGSPMSDLRIENGRTEPWNVKYWGVGNEMWGCGGNMAPEFYANLFRQYSTFMTDWSNSDRLYRIASGANGADYNWTEVLMRDIPKPLIEGVALHSYSVIDWGKKGPAKDFSEDLYFATMKSALFMEELVTKHIAIMDKYDPEKKVDLIVDEWGGWYDAPESQTMGVLYQQNTMRDAMIAGTTLNIFNNHADRIKMANLAQIVNVLQAVILTDKEKLVLTPTYHVMRMYNVHQDATLLPMELTTADYVYKDEKLPAVSGSASVDSKGVTHISLVNIDSKESQEVSLQLLGTNSKKMSGEILSSDKLQDYNSFDKGTLIAPENFKGFKKKGEEWVVTLPPFSVVVLEVK; translated from the coding sequence ATGAAAAAAGCATTATTAGCAATCGTAGCATGTGGACTGGTTGTATCAAGCCACGCACAAAAAGCAACGGTGACGATCCAAGCAGACGAAGGGGAGTACATCATCAATAGGAACATATACGGTCACTTTGCCGAGCACCTGGGACGATGTATCTACGATGGAATCTACGTGGGAGATGGCTCGTCGATCCCCAATACAGAAGGTGTCCGGACGGACATCATCGATGCCCTCATCGAATTGAAAGTACCTGTGCTCCGATGGCCTGGGGGATGTTTCGCAGACACTTATCACTGGATGGATGGGATCGGTGATCGTGCAGATAGACCAAGTATCGTCAACCAATGGTGGGGAGGCACCACCGAAGACAACAGTTTCGGTACGCATGATTTTTTGAATCTATGTGAACGGATTGGAGCAGAGCCGTACCTCGCCGGAAACGTAGGGAGTGGGCAAGTCAAAGAATTGGCAGATTGGGTGCAGTACGTCAACCACAAAGGGGGTAGTCCCATGTCAGATCTCAGGATAGAGAATGGTCGCACCGAGCCTTGGAACGTCAAGTATTGGGGTGTAGGCAATGAAATGTGGGGCTGTGGTGGCAATATGGCGCCTGAGTTCTATGCCAACTTATTCAGGCAGTACAGCACGTTCATGACGGATTGGTCCAACTCTGACAGGCTATATAGAATTGCATCTGGGGCCAATGGTGCGGACTACAATTGGACCGAGGTATTGATGCGTGACATTCCTAAACCACTGATCGAAGGAGTTGCCTTACATTCTTATTCGGTGATTGATTGGGGGAAAAAGGGACCTGCCAAAGACTTTAGCGAAGACTTGTATTTTGCTACGATGAAGTCAGCACTCTTTATGGAGGAGTTGGTCACCAAGCATATAGCCATCATGGACAAGTACGACCCAGAAAAGAAAGTAGATCTGATTGTTGACGAATGGGGAGGGTGGTACGATGCACCCGAAAGTCAGACCATGGGAGTTTTGTATCAGCAAAATACCATGCGTGACGCCATGATAGCAGGGACGACACTCAATATTTTCAACAACCATGCGGACAGAATCAAAATGGCCAACCTTGCTCAGATCGTCAATGTCTTGCAAGCTGTGATCTTGACTGACAAGGAAAAACTAGTACTGACACCTACCTACCACGTCATGAGAATGTACAACGTACACCAGGACGCGACGTTATTGCCGATGGAGTTGACGACTGCTGATTATGTATACAAGGATGAAAAATTGCCAGCTGTATCGGGTTCGGCTTCAGTTGATAGCAAAGGTGTGACGCACATCTCTTTGGTCAACATCGATTCGAAAGAGTCACAGGAAGTGAGCCTACAATTGCTTGGAACGAATAGCAAAAAAATGAGCGGAGAGATTTTGTCATCGGACAAATTGCAGGATTACAATTCCTTTGATAAGGGTACGCTAATTGCTCCAGAGAACTTCAAAGGCTTCAAGAAAAAGGGAGAAGAGTGGGTAGTGACTTTGCCACCGTTTTCGGTAGTAGTCTTGGAAGTGAAATAA
- a CDS encoding arabinan endo-1,5-alpha-L-arabinosidase, with protein MRHKYLLFLSVSLATLWFAGCSNEDLEPTGITIKEETEEETETDTTYTIPSYVDDYAAMASWNDRSDWNLANVHDPSVVYDGEYYYMYGTNASYGNAHDGHGHFHGRRSKDLVDWSYIGASMSETPAWVKDTLNNMRARVDLDPIVNPVFGHWAPVVRKVGNVYRMYYSIVVDNLIGNGLPFSQDNFDNTWTERAFIGMMETSDLSQNSWEDKGMVVCSVSDRGTDWQRSSTNDWSGYFKYNAIDPSYVITPEGEHWLFYGSWHSGIAAVQMDSGTGLPLHTFDSTDESTWGTHIYTRTQGSRWQGSEGPEVIYNAETGYYYLFLAYDGLDVPYNTRVCRAENVTGPYKGYNGSSVTNGGDVYPILTHPYKFDNHSGWVGFAHNAMFMNEESGDWLYASQARLPANTGGNAYSNAIMMGHVRLVRWTEDGWPVVMPERYTAVPEQAIGEDELAGDWEQITLRYEYGTQQTSLALSLSADGKATGAMTGDWSFDETQQILTIGSTQLCVEREVDWEASPRVLTLVFAGLNSYGESIWGKKVQ; from the coding sequence ATGAGACATAAGTATTTACTGTTTTTATCCGTCAGCCTAGCGACTCTATGGTTTGCAGGGTGTAGCAACGAGGATTTAGAACCTACCGGCATCACTATAAAAGAAGAGACAGAGGAAGAGACTGAAACGGATACTACCTATACCATTCCTTCATACGTGGACGATTATGCAGCGATGGCTTCATGGAATGACCGATCGGATTGGAATTTGGCCAATGTACATGACCCGAGTGTTGTATATGACGGGGAATACTATTACATGTATGGTACCAATGCATCCTATGGAAATGCTCACGACGGGCATGGGCACTTTCATGGTCGTCGATCCAAGGATTTGGTTGATTGGTCTTATATAGGAGCATCTATGTCAGAAACCCCCGCTTGGGTCAAGGACACCCTAAACAACATGAGAGCTAGAGTGGATTTGGATCCAATAGTTAATCCCGTATTTGGACATTGGGCCCCCGTCGTGCGAAAAGTCGGAAACGTCTACCGCATGTATTACAGTATTGTCGTAGACAATCTGATTGGGAATGGACTGCCATTTTCTCAAGATAATTTTGACAATACATGGACAGAAAGGGCTTTTATAGGCATGATGGAAACCTCTGATCTTTCGCAAAACTCTTGGGAAGACAAGGGGATGGTCGTTTGTTCAGTATCCGATCGGGGAACTGATTGGCAGAGGTCATCGACCAACGATTGGAGTGGTTATTTTAAGTACAATGCTATTGATCCTTCTTATGTCATTACACCTGAAGGAGAGCATTGGCTTTTTTATGGTTCATGGCATAGCGGTATTGCTGCGGTTCAGATGGATTCGGGTACAGGTCTGCCTTTGCACACATTTGATAGCACAGATGAATCCACTTGGGGTACACACATCTACACTCGTACCCAGGGCTCCAGGTGGCAGGGATCAGAAGGTCCCGAGGTGATTTATAACGCTGAGACGGGATATTACTACCTGTTTTTGGCCTATGACGGCTTGGATGTACCCTACAACACGAGAGTCTGCCGAGCAGAAAATGTTACAGGACCTTACAAGGGGTACAATGGATCAAGTGTGACCAACGGAGGGGATGTTTACCCCATACTAACACACCCATACAAGTTTGACAATCACTCAGGGTGGGTTGGTTTTGCGCACAATGCCATGTTTATGAATGAAGAATCTGGAGATTGGTTGTATGCTTCACAAGCTCGACTGCCTGCCAATACAGGAGGGAATGCCTATAGCAATGCCATCATGATGGGGCATGTAAGACTAGTACGATGGACAGAAGACGGATGGCCAGTGGTCATGCCCGAACGATACACCGCTGTCCCTGAACAAGCAATTGGTGAAGATGAACTCGCCGGTGACTGGGAGCAGATCACACTACGCTACGAATACGGTACACAGCAGACCTCTTTGGCTCTCTCACTATCAGCAGATGGGAAAGCTACGGGTGCCATGACTGGAGATTGGTCATTTGACGAGACTCAGCAGATCCTCACCATTGGCAGTACCCAGCTGTGTGTAGAACGTGAGGTGGATTGGGAGGCAAGCCCGAGAGTATTGACCCTTGTATTCGCTGGGTTGAATTCATACGGAGAATCTATCTGGGGGAAAAAAGTACAGTAG
- a CDS encoding RagB/SusD family nutrient uptake outer membrane protein: protein MKGIYIILTTLALMGGMMACHDQLEVQNPNNQTTFDFGDSESELQETIIACYNRIRLDGTFARVGYTLDAVRGDEVWNSSQQWYLEYDNLNSPGTIGIGDEWPWRDNYHIINRTNFVLSKVDEVEMSEDAYNQIAGQALFLRSLAYYHLATYYQTVPLIVDYADYSDINTMYAANNTQDEVFDQIEIDLAAAMQMLPSRNEGGEWAQGRATSGAAAGYLARALMFRHKFDEAYPVLKDIIAGMYGTYALTADYGDNFREDTENNSESLFEVQFMDFGTGGTDEEWTPVNISREATQGHAVESNFASQELGSWGDLAGSPWLYNLFKKENSTDGRLDPRLYWTLVTYEPEYSNYTDLNTAAYPNGDPRNNMVYQQEVTETPLSNNAQGGISIAKFTNARNNIYSSITNGLQCGVNLRLMRYSDVLLRAAECENEINGPTQVAIDYINEVRRRVALEDLQLSDFSSADALFEQIANVERPKEFGCENGRGIDLLRWGFFYDAGRLNQLVEHGYYKRDGTASTEELTAATADDSSFEYFNPGHEYFPIFQGTLNANPNLEGNSANKNEDNAPAFKAKWSIRPVVDLN from the coding sequence ATGAAAGGTATATATATAATTCTAACGACGTTGGCACTGATGGGAGGCATGATGGCCTGTCACGACCAACTCGAAGTTCAGAATCCAAACAATCAGACAACCTTCGATTTTGGGGATTCAGAGTCAGAGCTTCAGGAGACTATCATAGCATGCTACAACCGTATTCGTCTTGATGGTACATTTGCCCGTGTGGGTTATACTTTGGATGCTGTACGTGGGGATGAAGTCTGGAACTCCTCTCAGCAGTGGTATTTGGAGTATGACAACCTCAACTCCCCAGGTACTATCGGGATTGGAGATGAGTGGCCATGGAGAGACAACTACCATATCATCAACCGTACAAACTTTGTGCTCTCCAAAGTCGATGAAGTAGAGATGTCAGAAGATGCTTACAATCAGATCGCAGGGCAAGCTCTCTTTCTCAGGTCTTTGGCCTACTACCATTTGGCTACTTACTACCAGACGGTGCCTTTGATCGTAGACTATGCAGATTACTCGGATATCAATACAATGTATGCGGCCAACAATACACAAGACGAGGTATTTGACCAGATAGAGATCGATCTTGCTGCAGCGATGCAAATGTTGCCTTCGAGAAATGAAGGAGGAGAATGGGCACAAGGTCGTGCAACAAGTGGAGCTGCTGCCGGATATCTGGCTCGTGCACTGATGTTTCGTCACAAGTTTGACGAGGCTTATCCAGTACTCAAAGACATTATCGCGGGTATGTATGGAACCTATGCACTGACAGCTGACTATGGTGACAATTTCAGGGAAGACACCGAAAACAACTCCGAGAGCCTATTCGAAGTTCAGTTTATGGATTTTGGCACAGGAGGTACAGACGAAGAATGGACTCCTGTAAATATCAGTAGAGAAGCCACTCAAGGGCATGCTGTAGAAAGCAACTTCGCTTCTCAGGAATTGGGTAGCTGGGGTGATCTAGCAGGCTCACCTTGGTTGTACAACTTGTTTAAAAAAGAAAACAGCACGGATGGTCGTCTTGACCCTCGCTTGTACTGGACATTGGTCACCTACGAGCCAGAGTACAGCAACTACACTGACCTCAATACTGCAGCATACCCCAATGGAGACCCGCGCAACAACATGGTCTATCAGCAAGAGGTAACGGAAACTCCACTATCCAACAATGCTCAAGGTGGGATATCCATAGCGAAGTTTACCAATGCACGAAACAACATATACAGTTCGATCACCAACGGGTTGCAATGTGGAGTAAACCTACGATTGATGCGGTATAGCGATGTATTGTTGCGTGCCGCTGAGTGCGAAAATGAAATCAATGGGCCTACACAGGTTGCGATTGATTACATCAACGAAGTACGTCGACGTGTAGCACTCGAAGACCTTCAGCTTTCTGATTTTTCGTCTGCTGATGCGCTTTTCGAGCAAATAGCGAATGTTGAACGTCCGAAAGAGTTCGGTTGCGAAAACGGTCGTGGTATTGATTTGCTCCGTTGGGGATTCTTTTACGATGCAGGTCGTCTCAATCAGCTGGTGGAGCACGGTTATTACAAGCGAGACGGCACGGCTTCTACCGAAGAGCTGACGGCTGCTACAGCGGATGATTCTTCGTTTGAGTATTTCAACCCCGGCCATGAGTATTTTCCAATATTCCAAGGGACACTCAATGCCAACCCAAATTTGGAAGGCAACTCGGCCAATAAGAATGAGGACAATGCACCTGCTTTCAAAGCCAAGTGGTCTATTCGACCAGTTGTAGACTTGAACTAA